Proteins from a genomic interval of Pseudomonas silesiensis:
- the recD gene encoding exodeoxyribonuclease V subunit alpha, giving the protein MSRTFADLLPTPLAADSLADLAPLSRADDLLLLLTRWVERGWLRALDKAFVAFLHELAPDDDPLVLLAAALTSHQLGHGHVCLDLFETLKEPDFALSLPPEGDLHSDAMVLPSQLLQALDGAHWCKVLAASNLVALAVDCREAAQQRPLVLSGKRLYLRRYWAYERRIDHSLRQRLAEHETTPEDLSQRLTGLFGPARPGEVIDWQKLACALATRSAFSIVTGGPGTGKTTTVVRLLALLQAPAVEAGKPLRIRLAAPTGKAAARLTESISAQVRTLEVAETIRDKIPSDVTTVHRLLGSRPGTRHFRHHAGNRLPLDVLVVDEASMIDLEMMANLLDAMPAHARLVLLGDKDQLASVEAGAVLGDLCRDAEAGWYSPQTRQWLESVSGERLDASGLHEDIEGTHPLAQQVVMLRHSRRFGEGSGIGQLARWVNQQHPEQARKLLAMRSHDDVFSLSLKGEQDRALERLLLEGHGDGPQGYRHYLTLLRSQRPALDRPLHDQSWVDWARGVLQAFDAFQLLCAVRKGPWGVEGLNQRVTAALLKARLIDSDHQWYEGRPVLMTRNDYGLGLMNGDIGIALKLPERDGPDAGKHVLRVAFPRNDGQGGVRFVLPSRLNDVETVYAMTVHKSQGSEFAHTALILPDALNPVLTKELIYTGITRAKHWFTLIEPRAGVFEEAVRRKVKRLSGLMLELEEPPLAGD; this is encoded by the coding sequence ATGAGTCGCACCTTCGCCGATTTGCTGCCCACGCCATTGGCCGCCGACAGCCTGGCGGACCTTGCCCCCTTGAGTCGCGCCGATGACCTGTTGCTGTTGCTCACGCGCTGGGTCGAGCGCGGCTGGTTGCGGGCGCTGGACAAGGCCTTCGTCGCCTTTCTGCATGAACTCGCGCCCGATGATGATCCCCTGGTGCTGCTGGCCGCGGCACTGACCAGCCACCAGCTGGGCCACGGGCATGTCTGCCTGGATCTGTTCGAGACCCTCAAAGAGCCGGACTTCGCCCTGTCGTTGCCGCCCGAAGGGGATCTGCACAGTGACGCGATGGTGTTGCCGTCGCAATTGCTCCAGGCGCTGGACGGCGCTCACTGGTGCAAGGTGCTGGCCGCCTCCAATCTGGTCGCGTTGGCAGTCGACTGTCGTGAAGCAGCGCAGCAGCGGCCATTGGTGCTATCGGGCAAACGCCTGTACTTGCGTCGCTACTGGGCTTACGAACGGCGTATCGATCACTCGCTGCGACAACGCCTGGCGGAACACGAAACCACCCCGGAAGACTTGTCCCAACGCCTGACCGGCCTGTTCGGCCCCGCCCGGCCCGGCGAAGTGATCGACTGGCAGAAACTCGCCTGCGCCCTGGCGACCCGCAGTGCCTTCAGCATTGTCACCGGTGGCCCGGGCACCGGCAAAACCACGACCGTCGTGCGCTTGCTGGCCCTGCTGCAGGCGCCGGCGGTGGAGGCAGGCAAACCCTTGCGCATCCGTCTCGCCGCCCCCACCGGCAAAGCCGCCGCGCGGCTGACCGAGTCCATCAGTGCCCAGGTTCGCACCCTGGAAGTCGCCGAAACGATACGGGACAAAATTCCCTCGGACGTCACCACCGTGCACCGCCTGCTCGGCAGCCGTCCCGGTACCCGCCATTTCCGGCATCACGCGGGCAATCGCCTGCCGCTGGATGTGCTGGTGGTGGACGAAGCCTCGATGATCGACCTGGAAATGATGGCCAACCTGCTCGACGCGATGCCGGCCCATGCCCGACTGGTGCTGCTGGGGGACAAGGACCAGCTGGCGTCGGTGGAGGCCGGTGCCGTGCTCGGTGATCTGTGCCGCGATGCCGAGGCCGGTTGGTACAGCCCGCAGACCCGGCAGTGGCTGGAGTCGGTCAGTGGCGAACGTCTGGACGCCAGCGGTTTGCACGAAGACATCGAAGGAACTCATCCACTCGCCCAGCAAGTGGTGATGCTGCGCCACTCACGGCGGTTCGGTGAGGGCAGCGGCATTGGACAACTGGCGCGTTGGGTCAACCAGCAGCACCCTGAGCAAGCGCGCAAGCTCCTTGCAATGCGCAGTCACGACGACGTGTTTAGCCTGTCGCTCAAGGGGGAGCAGGATCGAGCGCTGGAACGCCTGCTGCTCGAGGGGCATGGCGACGGGCCGCAAGGGTATCGGCATTACCTGACCTTGCTGCGCAGCCAGCGGCCAGCGCTCGACCGACCGCTGCATGATCAATCCTGGGTCGACTGGGCGCGTGGCGTGCTGCAAGCCTTCGACGCGTTCCAGTTGTTGTGCGCCGTGCGCAAGGGACCCTGGGGCGTGGAGGGCTTGAATCAACGGGTCACCGCCGCACTGCTCAAGGCGCGGCTGATTGACAGTGACCACCAATGGTACGAAGGCCGCCCGGTGCTCATGACCCGTAACGACTATGGCCTGGGCCTGATGAACGGCGATATCGGCATCGCGCTCAAGTTGCCGGAACGTGATGGTCCCGACGCCGGGAAGCACGTGCTGCGTGTGGCGTTCCCGCGCAATGACGGACAGGGCGGCGTGCGCTTTGTTTTGCCGAGCCGGCTCAATGATGTCGAAACCGTGTACGCCATGACCGTGCACAAGTCCCAGGGTTCTGAGTTTGCCCATACGGCGTTGATCCTGCCGGACGCCCTCAACCCGGTCCTCACTAAAGAGCTGATCTATACCGGCATTACCCGGGCCAAGCACTGGTTCACCTTGATCGAACCGCGCGCCGGGGTATTCGAAGAAGCGGTGCGGCGCAAGGTCAAGCGCTTGAGCGGGTTGATGCTGGAGCTGGAAGAGCCGCCCTTGGCGGGTGATTGA